In the Lepus europaeus isolate LE1 chromosome 18, mLepTim1.pri, whole genome shotgun sequence genome, one interval contains:
- the MRPL38 gene encoding large ribosomal subunit protein mL38, producing the protein MAAPWWRAVLCGSRGWRGFSTSAARSRRTAPLGPMPNEDIDVSDLERLEKYRGFDRYRRRAEQEARAPHWWRTYREHFGAETDPRGEIDIGLPPPQVSRAQQLLERKQALRELRASAREEQAARLRTASIPLEAVRAEWERTCGPYHKQRLAKYYGLYRDLFHGATFVPRVPLHVAYAVGDEDLVPVYHGNEVTPTEAARAPEVTYEAEEGSRWTLLLTNLDGHLLEPDAEYLHWLVTNIPGSRVAEGQETCPYLPPFPARGSGFHRCVFLLFKQDEPIDFSEDSRPSPCYRLAQRTFRTFDFYKKHQAAMTPAGLAFFQCRWDDSVTHIFHQLLDMREPVFEFVRPPPYHPKQKRFPHRQPLRYLDRYRDSHEPSYGIY; encoded by the exons ATGGCGGCGCCCTGGTGGCGAGCCGTGCTGTGTGGAAGTCGGGGCTGGCGGGGCTTCAGCACCTCGG CCGCCCGCAGCCGCCGGACCGCCCCGCTCGGGCCGATGCCCAACGAGGACATCGACGTGAGCGATCTGGAGCGGCTGGAGAAGTACCGCGGCTTCGACCGCTATCGGCGCCGGGCCGAGCAGGAGGCGCGGGCCCCGCACTGGTGGCGGACCTACCGGGAGCACTTCGGGGCCGAGACAg atCCCAGAGGTGAGATCGACAttgggctgcccccaccccaggtcagCCGGGCCCAGCAGCTGCTGGAACGGAAACAGGCCCTCCGGGAACTGCGGGCCAGCGCGCGGGAGGAGCAGGCCGCCCGCCTCCGCACAG CCAGCATCCCCCTGGAGGCTGTGCGGGCCGAGTGGGAGCGGACCTGCGGCCCCTACCACAAGCAGCGTCTGGCCAAGTACTACGGCCTCTACCGAGACCTGTTCCACGGGGCCACCTTCGTGCCCCGTGTCCCCCTGCACGTGGCCTACGCCGTGGGTGACGAGGACCTGGTGCCCGTGTACCACGGCAATGAGGTGACCCCGACCGAG GCTGCCCGCGCCCCGGAGGTGACGTACGAGGCAGAGGAGGGCTCCAGGTGGACCCTGCTGCTCACCAACTTGG ATGGGCACCTGCTGGAGCCGGACGCCGAGTACCTCCACTGGTTGGT AACCAACATCCCAGGCAGCCGGGTGGCAGAGGGACAGGAGACCTGTCCCTACCTGCCCCCGTTCCCCGCCCGCGGCTCCGGCTTCCACCGCTGTGTCTTCCTGCTCTTCAAGCAGGACGAGCCCATCGACTTCTCGGAAGACAGCCGGCCCTCCCCCTG CTACCGGCTGGCCCAGCGCACCTTCCGCACCTTTGATTTCTACAAGAAGCACCAGGCAGCCATGACCCCAGCCGGCCTGGCCTTCTTCCAGTGCCGCTGGGATGACTCCGTCACCCACATCTTCCACCAGCTCCTGG ACATGCGGGAGCCCGTGTTCGAGTTCGTGCGGCCACCCCCTTACCACCCCAAGCAGAAGCGCTTCCCCCACAGGCAGCCCCTGCGCTATCTGGACCGGTACCGCGACAGCCACGAGCCCTCCTATGGCATCTACTGA
- the TRIM65 gene encoding E3 ubiquitin-protein ligase TRIM65 isoform X2, with protein MAAQLLEEKLTCAICLVLYGDPVTLPCGHNFCKRCIQGWWQRREKECPECREPCPDRAELRRNVTLSGVLEVLRAAPGPAPAPEAGEPGARCPRHGRPLELFCRTEGRCVCSACTAHQCRDHERALLDAERRAREAQLRARLEVTERQATEVETQLQELQRRSREIQSSACTLSSVASSKFSRLLQALEMQRTLALRGIQAAETQALAQAREEQQRLQGHLDALARDGCRIRALLEQGDDQTFLQESQQLPEPPQPAGPLTLPQWDEEQQLGPLKESLSPLCDLLLQGGSHPRAPAKAADLGPVDYRNLTFDAGSANRHFYLSRQDQQVQHRRQPQGPAGPGSFELWQVQCAQSFQSGHHYWEVRTSEHSVTLGVAYPELARRRLGPQTDNIGRGPSSWGLCVQEDSVQAWHNGEALRHPGVSGRLLGVDLDLASGSLTFYSLEPETRPLHTFHALFTRPLCPVFWLLEGRTLTLCHRPGATFPREPQEEASVPS; from the exons ATGGCGGCGCAGCTGCTGGAGGAGAAGCTGACCTGCGCCATCTGCCTGGTGCTCTACGGGGACCCGGTGACGCTCCCCTGCGGCCACAACTTCTGCAAGCGCTGCATCCAGGGCTGGTGGCAGCGCCGCGAGAAGGAGTGCCCCGAGTGCCGGGAGCCCTGCCCCGACCGCGCCGAGCTGCGCCGCAACGTGACGCTCAGCGGCGTGCTGGAGGTGCTGCGCgccgcgcccggcccggccccggcgccCGAGGCGGGCGAGCCCGGCGCGCGCTGTCCCCGCCACGGGCGGCCGCTCGAGCTCTTCTGCCGCACCGAGGGCCGCTGCGTGTGCAGCGCGTGCACCGCGCACCAGTGTCGCGACCACGAGCGGGCGCTGCTGGACGCTGAACGCAGAGCGCGCGAG GCCCAGCTGAGAGCCAGGCTGGAGGTCACCGAGCGGCAGGCCACCGAGGTTGAGACccagctgcaggagctgcagcGGCGGAGCCGTGAGATCCAG AGCTCAGCCTGCACCCTGTCCTCGGTGGCTTCCAGCAAGTTCAGCCGCCTGCTGCAGGCCCTGGAGATGCAGCGAACCCTGGCACTGAGGGGCATCCAGGCGGCCGAGACAcaggccctggctcaggcccGGGAGGAGCAGCAGCGGCTGCAAGGCCACCTGGACGCCCTGGCTCGTGACGGCTGCAGGATCCGGGCCCTCCTGGAACAGGGGGACGACCAGACCTTCCTGCAG GAATCCCAGCAGCTCCCCGAGCCCCCGCAGCCGGCTGGGCCACTGACCCTTCCACAGTGGGacgaagagcagcagctggggccccTGAAGGAGTCGCTGAGCCCGCTGTGTGACCTCCTCCTGCAGGGGGGCAGCCACCCCAGGGCGCCAGCCAAGGCTGCTGACCTAGGCCCTGTGG ATTATCGCAATCTGACCTTTGACGCAGGCAGCGCCAACCGCCACTTCTACCTGTCCCGCCAGGACCAGCAGGTGCAGCACCGCCGCCAGCCCCAAGGCCCGGCAGGGCCAGGCAGCTTTGAGCTCTGGCAGGTGCAGTGTGCCCAGAGCTTCCAGAGCGGGCACCACTACTGGGAAGTGCGCACCTCTGAGCACTCGGTCACGCTGGGCGTCGCCTACCCGGAGCTGGCGCGGCGCAGACTGGGGCCCCAAACAGACAACATTGGCCGAGGGCCGTCCTCCTGGGGGCTCTGTGTGCAGGAGGACAGCGTCCAGGCCTGGCACAACGGGGAGGCCTTGCGCCATCCTGGGGTGTCCGGGCGGCTCCTGGGCGTGGATTTGGACCTGGCTTCCGGCAGCCTCACCTTCTACAGCCTGGAGCCCGAGACCCGGCCCCTGCACACCTTCCATGCCCTCTTCACCCGGCCCCTCTGTCCTGTCTTCtggctccttgagggcaggacCCTTACCCTGTGCCATCGGCCTGGGGCCACATTCCCTCGGGAGCCCCAGGAGGAGGCCTCAGTGCCCAGCTGA
- the TRIM65 gene encoding E3 ubiquitin-protein ligase TRIM65 isoform X1 produces MAAQLLEEKLTCAICLVLYGDPVTLPCGHNFCKRCIQGWWQRREKECPECREPCPDRAELRRNVTLSGVLEVLRAAPGPAPAPEAGEPGARCPRHGRPLELFCRTEGRCVCSACTAHQCRDHERALLDAERRAREAQLRARLEVTERQATEVETQLQELQRRSREIQSSACTLSSVASSKFSRLLQALEMQRTLALRGIQAAETQALAQAREEQQRLQGHLDALARDGCRIRALLEQGDDQTFLQESQQLPEPPQPAGPLTLPQWDEEQQLGPLKESLSPLCDLLLQGGSHPRAPAKAADLGPVEAPGPLAPVGSTLCPLRRRLWQNYRNLTFDAGSANRHFYLSRQDQQVQHRRQPQGPAGPGSFELWQVQCAQSFQSGHHYWEVRTSEHSVTLGVAYPELARRRLGPQTDNIGRGPSSWGLCVQEDSVQAWHNGEALRHPGVSGRLLGVDLDLASGSLTFYSLEPETRPLHTFHALFTRPLCPVFWLLEGRTLTLCHRPGATFPREPQEEASVPS; encoded by the exons ATGGCGGCGCAGCTGCTGGAGGAGAAGCTGACCTGCGCCATCTGCCTGGTGCTCTACGGGGACCCGGTGACGCTCCCCTGCGGCCACAACTTCTGCAAGCGCTGCATCCAGGGCTGGTGGCAGCGCCGCGAGAAGGAGTGCCCCGAGTGCCGGGAGCCCTGCCCCGACCGCGCCGAGCTGCGCCGCAACGTGACGCTCAGCGGCGTGCTGGAGGTGCTGCGCgccgcgcccggcccggccccggcgccCGAGGCGGGCGAGCCCGGCGCGCGCTGTCCCCGCCACGGGCGGCCGCTCGAGCTCTTCTGCCGCACCGAGGGCCGCTGCGTGTGCAGCGCGTGCACCGCGCACCAGTGTCGCGACCACGAGCGGGCGCTGCTGGACGCTGAACGCAGAGCGCGCGAG GCCCAGCTGAGAGCCAGGCTGGAGGTCACCGAGCGGCAGGCCACCGAGGTTGAGACccagctgcaggagctgcagcGGCGGAGCCGTGAGATCCAG AGCTCAGCCTGCACCCTGTCCTCGGTGGCTTCCAGCAAGTTCAGCCGCCTGCTGCAGGCCCTGGAGATGCAGCGAACCCTGGCACTGAGGGGCATCCAGGCGGCCGAGACAcaggccctggctcaggcccGGGAGGAGCAGCAGCGGCTGCAAGGCCACCTGGACGCCCTGGCTCGTGACGGCTGCAGGATCCGGGCCCTCCTGGAACAGGGGGACGACCAGACCTTCCTGCAG GAATCCCAGCAGCTCCCCGAGCCCCCGCAGCCGGCTGGGCCACTGACCCTTCCACAGTGGGacgaagagcagcagctggggccccTGAAGGAGTCGCTGAGCCCGCTGTGTGACCTCCTCCTGCAGGGGGGCAGCCACCCCAGGGCGCCAGCCAAGGCTGCTGACCTAGGCCCTGTGG AAGCTCCGGGTCCCCTGGCACCAGTCGGGAGCACGCTGTGTCCACTGAGGAGGAGGCTCTGGCAGA ATTATCGCAATCTGACCTTTGACGCAGGCAGCGCCAACCGCCACTTCTACCTGTCCCGCCAGGACCAGCAGGTGCAGCACCGCCGCCAGCCCCAAGGCCCGGCAGGGCCAGGCAGCTTTGAGCTCTGGCAGGTGCAGTGTGCCCAGAGCTTCCAGAGCGGGCACCACTACTGGGAAGTGCGCACCTCTGAGCACTCGGTCACGCTGGGCGTCGCCTACCCGGAGCTGGCGCGGCGCAGACTGGGGCCCCAAACAGACAACATTGGCCGAGGGCCGTCCTCCTGGGGGCTCTGTGTGCAGGAGGACAGCGTCCAGGCCTGGCACAACGGGGAGGCCTTGCGCCATCCTGGGGTGTCCGGGCGGCTCCTGGGCGTGGATTTGGACCTGGCTTCCGGCAGCCTCACCTTCTACAGCCTGGAGCCCGAGACCCGGCCCCTGCACACCTTCCATGCCCTCTTCACCCGGCCCCTCTGTCCTGTCTTCtggctccttgagggcaggacCCTTACCCTGTGCCATCGGCCTGGGGCCACATTCCCTCGGGAGCCCCAGGAGGAGGCCTCAGTGCCCAGCTGA